CGGCCGCCATTGCCAACGCGCTCCCGCCTCCATCAGACGCTGAAAGTCGCGATGCAGAACATGAGCAGACTCGAAACCAATGACCTGGACACTGGCGAGCTGTGCGAGCTGCTGCCACAGTCCCGTCCACAGGCTCTGCGGCTCGATCAGCACGCGCGCGGCATCGCCAACCTCGTCCGCCGCCTGGGTCTGATAGCGGAAGTCGGTGATCAGCACGGTGTCCCGCTGGCTCACGAGCAACAGCGCGCTCGAGCCGGAGAAGCCCGTCAGGTATCGCACGTTCGCGAGGCCGGTAACGAGCAGCGCGTCGACGTGCGCGGCCGTCAGGCTCTCGAGCAAAGCGGCGAGGCGCCGCGGGCGTTGATCAGACACGCGCGACGTTTCCCGTCGACGCGCGTGCCGACAATTTCGCGGCAAGGCCGCGGAGCGCGAGCTCGTAGCCGTAGGTGCCCAGGCCACACACGACGCCGATCGCCGCCGGCGCCAGCATCGAGTGACGGCGCTCGGGCTCGCGTCCATAGACGTTCGTTATGTGCACTTCGACAAATGGCATCGCGACGCCGGTCAATGCATCCCGAATAGCGAGACTGGAATGACTGTACGCTCCAGCATTCACGAGCGCGCCATCAACGCGACCACGGAGCCCATGAATGTATTCAATGAGCTCCCCTTCCCCGTTCCGCTGCACGAACTCGAGCGTCGCGCCAAGCTCGCGCGCCACGGCTTGCAGTTGGCGCTCGACATCATCGAGCGTCTCGGTTCCGTACACCGACGGCTCTCGCACCCCGAGAAGATTGAGGTTCGGTCCGTTTATGACGGCGATCCTCACGTCTTCTTCAACCCCTCGAGCCATGCGTTGAATTGCTGGATGTCGTCCGGCTGCCCAGCGCCCGCCTCAGACGACGGCTCCGCGTCGCTGGCCGTGACGTCCTGCTGCGCCTGCTGCGAAAAGAACTGGTCAAAAGAGAAGCCCGCCTGGGCGCCGCTTCCCGTTGCCGGCGTCGCATGACGAAAGACGTGATCGAGGGAGAGCTCCGTTGCGGCAGGCGTCGCTGGTCTCCCGCCCAACGAGGGCTCTGCTGCCGCGCGATCATGCGAGGCAGACGCAGCGGTTGCATCGTGGTTGGTTTGACCGACCTGATCGGCCCGCGGCCGCTGTTCGGCGTCGGTGAACAAGTTATGAATCGATCCTCCCACGGTCGCGGCGGGCGCAGCCGAACGCGCTTCCGGCACGCTGTTGGGGATGGCCGGCGCGAAATCGTCCGGCGAACGACTGCCTCGCGGCCTGGACTCGGCGATCTGGCCGAGAAACTCGCGAATCGTCGGTCCTGCGTCCGCGACGACCTCGGGTGCGGGCGACGGAACCGCTGGCACCCCACGGAGGCGTCCGTCGCGGTCTTGCTCGAGCGCGCTGGCTCGAGCGGCGAGATTGGCGTCGTCAGGGTGCAGCTTCAGCAGCCTGCGATAGACCTCGAGCGCCTCGTCGAGATGCCCTTGCTTGACGTACAGCTCTGCCATCGTCTCAGTGACGAAGGCGCTGCTCGCATCGCTCGGCGGCGCAGCGGGCGCTGAAGCTGGCTGTTGCTGTGGTGGAGGGGGCGCTTGCGGCGCCGCTTGCTTCGGCGCAGGTGCTGGCTCGGCGGGCGGCGCTTCGTTCGTTAGGCCGTCCAGGAACGAAGCATGGAATCCCGATGGCGCATTCTCCTCATCCCTGGCGAACGGCGGAGCGCCTGACGAGGAAGCCGCACCGCGAATCGGCTGCGCATCCGCGCTGGTGTGCTCGTCCGGGTGACCAAGGAGATCCTCGCCCTCATGGATGAGCTGCAATGGCCCACTCGCCAACCCCGACGGGGATGAGGCCGTGAACAGCTTGGCCAAGTCGTCGAAGTTGCTTTCCGAGGGTCCTGCGGGCGCCGCAGATGGTGACGGAGCTGCAGTCCCGGGCGACGCAGAACTAATCGCAGACTCGACTTGGAGCGAACCACCCTCCGACTCGCCTGCTGCATTTTCCTGCTGTGGGGCTGCGGCGGGCGGCGCGGTGCCGCCGTCGGTGTCGAGCGACGTAAGGATTCCTACGATTTCCTCATTGCGTGGATCAGATTCGAGGACGCGGCGGTACCAATCACGGGCAGTCTCGTTGTCCCCGCGCGCCCGCGCGATGTCGCCAAGGTGGCGGAGGGCAATGAGATTTTCGGGATCGAGCGCGAGCGCGGTCTCGAATACGCTGCGAGCTTCGTCGTGCCGGCCAGTTTCGAACAGGGCTTGGCCGTACACGATGTGGCCGCTCATGTGGCCCGGCTGCTGCGGCAGGAACTCCTGACAGATGAAGATGGCCTGCTCGAAGTCGCCGCTCTTGCGGTACTCGTTGGCGAGTGGCGCG
The genomic region above belongs to Gemmatimonadaceae bacterium and contains:
- the aroQ gene encoding type II 3-dehydroquinate dehydratase; the encoded protein is MRIAVINGPNLNLLGVREPSVYGTETLDDVERQLQAVARELGATLEFVQRNGEGELIEYIHGLRGRVDGALVNAGAYSHSSLAIRDALTGVAMPFVEVHITNVYGREPERRHSMLAPAAIGVVCGLGTYGYELALRGLAAKLSARASTGNVARV
- a CDS encoding tetratricopeptide repeat protein, translated to MAGPSRIDELRKKFDENPRRYFAPLANEYRKSGDFEQAIFICQEFLPQQPGHMSGHIVYGQALFETGRHDEARSVFETALALDPENLIALRHLGDIARARGDNETARDWYRRVLESDPRNEEIVGILTSLDTDGGTAPPAAAPQQENAAGESEGGSLQVESAISSASPGTAAPSPSAAPAGPSESNFDDLAKLFTASSPSGLASGPLQLIHEGEDLLGHPDEHTSADAQPIRGAASSSGAPPFARDEENAPSGFHASFLDGLTNEAPPAEPAPAPKQAAPQAPPPPQQQPASAPAAPPSDASSAFVTETMAELYVKQGHLDEALEVYRRLLKLHPDDANLAARASALEQDRDGRLRGVPAVPSPAPEVVADAGPTIREFLGQIAESRPRGSRSPDDFAPAIPNSVPEARSAAPAATVGGSIHNLFTDAEQRPRADQVGQTNHDATAASASHDRAAAEPSLGGRPATPAATELSLDHVFRHATPATGSGAQAGFSFDQFFSQQAQQDVTASDAEPSSEAGAGQPDDIQQFNAWLEGLKKT